TTCTTTGTCGACGGGTTGCATAAGTAGTACAAGGCTCCAAGTGCGTAATTCACCTGCAGGCAACCAATCAAATGGAAATGTTGGATATGTTGAAGTGAGAACATATAGTGACATAAAGACTGATACGTATGCAATGAAGATAATGGATGAAACAGAGAGACAAGCGACTGAGGGTGTCCTGGCTAAATATCCTCAATTCACATGTCTCCTCTCCTTTAGCCCTACTTCCCGAAGTAACCTTTATTTTAGACATCACCCAAAGTAGCCTAATCGATCAAGAGGAAATTTACATGCAAGGAAACAATCAGAAAAAAAATACTCTTCAAAACAAAGAAGACCTATACTGTTATGATTGCAGTTCATAGGTTCAGAAACACTCACTGTATTCTTAACTGGGCTAGATAAGCATTGTACAACCAACGGGATTCCACCACATTGAGTAATAACAGAAGCATTTGCTGGATCTGCATGATAAATTCAAAATAAGATGACCGCGTCGAAAAAATATGTTTGATAGACACATTGAATAAGTACCTTGCATGCTTCACAATAATAAAAAATTCCGTAGAATTCAAGACATTAGATTGCTCACCAACACATGAATTACATATTCCACCAACGCCGAACTCAACAAGCCTTTCATTTGGTTCCGTAATGCAGTCCAAGAACAACTCGAGAATATTCAGCTGAGAGAACAGAACATATATACCGTCTCATTGAATAGGAAAGTACCAGAACAGTGCTACCAAAAAAATGCAGCAATTGACCGAAACAAAAGGCATGTGGAATCATCAACCTGGCGCATAAAGGCATAGTTATAAGGGTCATATGCAAAATTTGACAGGTTTGCAACAATTCTCTCCTTGTACCctgaaacaaaaataaataaattgatgAATTTGGTGAGCACATAATATGATAAATAACACTGAAGCTGTGGCGTTTCACCGACAAAGTAGAGCTATCTTCATACCATATGATAATTCCCAAACCTTTGCTGTGCTATCTAGTCGACGACATCACTAGAGAGCCCATGCGTCAACCTTACAACCCCTTTTGTCTAGCTTAGAATCTATTGTGCATCTTTTCCTTGGTGCCGTTTGGAACTTCACTAGTACTTCACTAAGTTGTTTGTTTTGGCCCCTATACAATTGTCTTTACTGAGCGGCGACGAAATTCAGTTTCGCAGCACAATCTGCTGACAACGATTTCTACCATAATTCTAACTGAACTCAGCTTCTGTTTTCAGCTCCACCAAAACCAATACACCGAATTCTAGTACAAAAACACAGAAATTTGACTCCGGTGCAAGCCTAAGAAAGAAGAACGAATCAGCCAACAGATTTTTACCTTCATCCGTGGAGTCCTGGAACTGGGTCACAAGATCCTGAGGAAATTCGTGATTACGGGTACGTTAACAAGTTAGAACAATCGCGGGAGGAATTGGGAGACCCCGGGCAATCCCCGACCGAGAAGGCGGGAAGGGGGCAAACCTGAAGGTACTGGTCTCTCGGGGTACCGCCGCGGCCAGTGCGCTCGACCTGGCGCTGCGCGTTCGTGAACATCTCCTCTCCGCGGTCCCTTTCCTCCTGCCAGCTGCCTCCGGCGTGCGCGGTCGCTCGCCGTCGCCGGCGACGCACTTTTATTTTAGCGTAGACGATTCCTCACGGCAGTCAACGCTGCGCAATGTGCTGCTGCTTGCAGATGCAGCGGCGGCCGAGGCAGAGGAGGGGCGGGAGGGACAGAGGAGGCGCGGGGGAGGAGGTGGACCGGGAGGAGGCCGCGGAGCGAGGCGCGGCGGCGAGCTGGGGGGCGGGGTGAGGGGAGGCGCGGCAGCGACTGGAGGGCCGGTGAGGCGTGGCGCGGCACGCCGCGGGGAGGGACGGGAAAGGGCGGCGCCTCTCAAACGAGATCGTCTCGCGTAGCTATTTCTCCGTCAGAGGGACGTCGGACGCCGCTGGCCGTGCATCACGTATCCGACGGCGACCATTATTTTTTTCGAGCACAAGGCGACCAAAGACGGTGACCTCGTTCACTCCAGAGGCCACGAAGACCAGCAGCCCATACGGCCCATCATCTATCGCTCTCGCTGGGTGCCCGGCCTCATGTGCATTCGATGAACAGTAAAACCTAAAAAACATAGCAGAAAACATAAAAAATCTGATTTatatttttgtcttttttgccatgagctTCTCAGATGTTCAAGTTTCATCAAATTTTGCACGGACATCACGCACAACAGCATCTTGCACATTTTTTTTTCATGATTTTACTATCCATCCCCTAAGCCCGGATGTAAATTAGCAACGTCCAATAGCGTGGCTCCTATTTGGCGTGTAGGCCGATGTATAGCGACCTAGCGCATACACCCTCTGTATGTCTTGCGGTAATGATTCTTCTGAAATTATGAACCCCTCACCACCCCTCCTCGCGCGTATGAGTCGCCCCATTTTGTTTTTTGTTCCCACCGTTTATGAGAGGGTTCTAGAACCTTCTATGAaccggttttttctttttcttttgtttcttttttctgggTTTtcactcattttttcttttttatatattttctcttttttttcatgtttgtttttttcttttctagaCTGGGCGCTAGGTCGCCGATCCAGTTTTACTAGGACTGCCAAGATATAGGTGGACAATGCAAGGAAGGAGCATAGCTTGCCTGCACCGATTTTATAGGGCACCGGCAACAATGTCTCGATGCATCTGGTCTCATCCCTAAAAATAACACAAAGTTCTTCTTGTGCAATATATTTACCTATCGTGTATAAATTCATTGCTGTGATTTAGTAGTACAAGGTAATTTTATAAGATGTGACACTAATTTTCATATTTAAGTCTGAGATAGCTCACTACGTGTGCCAGGTGGTGATAAAAATGTGACATTTCCTGTCAGTGATAGATCAAGATTTacttcctccgtttcaaattattcatcgtaaaaatggatgtatctagaactaaaatacatctagatacatccatacccgcgacaagtaattcggaacggaggaagtagattcTACTTCTACGGTTCCGAATTATTTGTCGCAAAAATGAATGTTTAGATGTTTAGATCCATTTTCGCGACTTTCTGCGACAAATAATTTAGGGCAGAGGGAGTATTTAGCTAGTTTTTTGTCAGAACTATCACTATTTAGCTAGTTGTTAGTAAAAAAAATATCTCCCTAAACTGAGCACCCACCACCCAGTGTAATAAATTCCCTAAAAGAAACTTCGAAAATATCATGAGGGTATGACCCGCCAAGACCAGCACGCGGGCGCGCAGCGCCATGGGATTGGGTGTCGGGTCGGTTGGCCAATGTTCATGCATGATGAGCGTCCATGTCGTTCCGTCCCGGCGTCGCATTCGCCTCGCCGTAAAGCTCACGGCTCCGTCCCTACCAACAGCGACACCGACGCCCGACGCCGACGACCCACCACcctccgcctcgcctcgccccACTCCGCCCCGTGCCCGTACCCATGCGCGCGCGCGTGAGCCACACCTAAAAGCCCATCGATCCCATCCACCCCATGGTCGCCGCGGCGGATGCATACGCTGGCCATGGCCGCGCGCCGCCTCCTCAGCGCCCTCGACGTCCGCGCCTCGCACCTGCcgaggcctcctccgccgccgccttcaccggccCAGCAGGGGGCGTCCTTCCCCATGCTGCTCCCggtcttcctcctcttcgtcctcctgcTCTGCTTCCTCTCCATCTTCCTCCTCCGCGACCTCCTccgcttcttctccctctggctccgccgccgccgccgcctccagtcCAGCGACGCGGACGCCGCCACGGGCGAAGAAGGCGAGCCCGCGCCCGCGCCGCGCAAGCCGGCGGGCCTGGACCCCGCCGTCATCGCCTCGTTCCCCACGGTGCGGTTCGAGGCCGACGCCGCCGGCTCCGCGGCGCCGGCGGAGTGCGCGGTCTGCCTGTCCGAGTTCGCGCCCGGCGACGCCGTCCGGCCGCTCACCGTCTGCCGCCACGCCTTCCACGCCGCGTGCATCGACTCGTGGCTCGGCGCGCACACCACGTGTCTGGTCTGCCGCACCGACCTCGACGCGCCGCCCAACGAGGAGATCGCCTTCGCCGAAGAACACGGACACAGTGGCCTCACTGCAGCGGCGGTCCACGAGGCCACTGGACACCGGACAACGTCATCACCTCCGGCAACTGACCACCGGTAACCAACGGTCGCCGGCCACGCAACACTGAGTGGCGATCCGGTGTGTCGCGTTCTCCAAATTTTGTTGAATCCTTTTTAGTACTAGTAGTTGGTAGGAATTGGTAGCTTAGGTACGTTCATGCATGGGACGTGTGTATATAccgaaatatttccaaataaatgTAAGCGTGGATATTTTTCACTTACCACTGTGATTACATTGTTCATTGCAACTATTTAGAAGATGAACAGGGGACTGAACGGCTGCTGGACCTGAGTAAACACTAAGCAAGTCTGTTCTAAACCTAGCACATGGGCAATTTTATTACACTATCAAAGATGCTAATGAGATTCCTTCAGAATTATGCATAACAGCACAAGTAATATGGCACTTTTGCACATGGAGAAACTTGGGTTCCTGATATTATCAAcgattttgctaaagcacatctaaatgtgccctaagtattgcacatctaagtctagTATCAATGCATTACACCAGTACCAGGCAAGGAATACCTTTCGAGAAAGGGGAAAACATTGTTAATATACAGTCGTACGACATTATTCTCAGATCACACAAATTATCATATATGAAGTTGATTTTTGTACAAACCACAATATCACAATTCACACGTATACAGAGTTGTGTGCATAATCACAATTCACACGTATACACGCAAACGGGGCGGATAAAAAAAGGTATGTTTTCCTTCTTAACATGCAAAGCAACGCCGAGGTGCTTTGATTCAGACTTCAGAGGCACACCACTGCTTATTTATCAACACTGCTACAACACTCGCTCGCGCTAGAGGATTTGTTGATCGAGAGAGTGATTCCACCCTCTTCATGAAGGAACACCGCCTCTGCTTGAGTTCTTCGTTATTAAAGATCTGTAGAAGCTCATGAACCTCACAGTGAATTCTGCAATTGCAAAGTATAGTCATTTTACACCACAGTTCATGATTGATTGAATGaaccagtttttttttttttggcttGTACCTTCAATCTTTATGAAGCATTGGATGGCTTCCCCTTGGTCCGGGCCTTCAACAGCGAAACCTTCTATATTGATAGCTCTTTTGTCAGAAATTGTGTCCTGAGATTTGTATTCTTTGCACTGCTCGTTCTGAAACAAGCAAGCAATATATATTAGCGCACACTTACACAGTAGACTAGTTCACAAATAGAAAATaacctactccctccgatccaaaataagtgtcacagTTTTGAACTGAGGTTAGTTCAAAACCGCGTCACTTTATTACGGATGGGAAGTAGTATCACTTAATATGCGCGCAGTCCAGCTTAAGAAAAAGGAATGCTTGTAGACGGGCTCACTTGGTTCAACTCCAGTGCCAGTTCATCGATGCTATTCTGAAAATCTTCATCCCTGTCCCTTTTCAGTTCATTAACCAAGTGCTGCATCACAAAGCAAAAGGGAAAATCACAAACAGTAATGAGCTCTGACAAAAATGAACCTCGGCCAGACTCTTGGAATCACAAAGAACACATAAACACAAGGTAAAGTAGAGCTTACACAGAAAATGAAATAAGGTGACACATTATGTTCAATCATTTTTCTGATCTTCCGCCGAATGAGATACAGCCTGTGTAAAGGTCATTCAGCAAAATTTATGTTTTCATTCTGAAGTTCAAAAAAGAAGCTCGCGCGTACTGAATTGCAAACCATCATAGTGAAAGGGATAGCTTACTGCTTTGGACTTGGCTCCTCCATGATTTTTTTGGCAACATCATAAATTTCCTCCTCCCATCCAGTCAAAATGGGCTGGTCTTTCGTGAATGGATAGCTGTGTTGGTTAAGAGAGTTGTTTATGAATATGGAAAGCCCTATGATTCAGTACCCATGGTGGTAGTTATAACAATGCGAACAGACAGTTATAAGCAAGCATGCTGATGaggatgaaacttttgtggtatgaTGGCTACAACAGAAACAACACACCTTGATGGATCAGTTGACTTCTACTCAAAATGAATATTGTACCTCTGGCACATTGCAGTTTCAAAATGGActgctattatggcatttctacaaTCTGAATATGAAATGAATGAGGAAATCATTCCATGTGCTTACTTTGCTTTCCATGTAGCTTCAAAAGAGCGTATTGCCTGTCGGAGATTATTACTCGCGCTAGCTGCAATTCTACTGGCAAGTCCACGAGGCAAATCTATGCCTTCTTGTGTAGCAATGAACTCTAGAACCTTGATTATCTAAGAGAAATTCTGTATTCATCAAACTGTCCAGCACTGGAGAGAAGACAAATCATTCATACAGACCTAGTATGTACCTCATCAAATGAAGGTGGTTTAAGTCGGACAACCTTGCATAAATGTTCAACGGCATCAAGGTTTGAAGAACTGGAGCAGCTGAAAATAATTTTGTTGCAACCTGCATACCTCCCCAAAAACCAACCGACATAATGCTGAAGATCAGACGAAAGCCTATCAGCATCATGGACCACAATCACTGCATATATGAACCACTGACGCTTTAATATGTCATTTCACATCAACGAAGAATAGGCAGCTGTTCAAAATCCTGTGTTGATTAACAACAGTACCGCCAAAAGGAGAGGCAGAGATGTGTTAGAATGTACCTTTGCAGTTAGCATGATCGCAAATCAAGTCCGGTGGTGGGATTGACTCATTCAACAAAGTAGTTATGACATACTTCTCATAGCCATGTAAATCAGCCAAGTTTACCTCCACGTGATGATCTGAAATCTTCACTTTAACATCAATGTGTTTGGCGATTTCTCCCTACATCAAACAGTTCACCAGAAAGAAGGTACAGAATAAATTAAATTTTATAATCTACTTAAGAATATTATCCTCTTCACGGTAATAAGGTTACTGATGAAACAGAAAATGCGCCATTACAAGTTGCAATTCATACCTTCAGCTCGATTCTCTTTGTGATTTCCTCTATCTGTGAAATGGCAATACAAATAAGGTATTCGCGAGTTTCAAGCACTCAGGTTTACCTCAGGATAAAAAGTAAATAGTAATTTGTTCAAAGGCTGGCTACAGTGACCTTGAGATTATCAGGACCAAAAGCATCTCTTAAAAGGGCCAGCACCATGCTTCTCTTCCCGACAGCCTGCGCCCCTTCAAATATGAAATGGTTGCATTGGCGTTCAGTCACCTGGATGCAGCAGTTATCACAAAATTCAGTCTCAAATCCCAATTCAGCATGTCATCACAGTGTGCCTATCATCAGTTCATCACTCCATTCTAGTGCTTAGCTACAGTTTTACAGTGACGAAGGAATTCAAAGCAGTGGTAATTTCGTGTAAGATTAAAGTGGGAGGGTGTGTGGCAACCATCCGGTGGAGCTCATCGGCGACGGCCTTGTTGCATATGAATTCCCCGAGCACACTGGGCCGGTACCTGTCCGCCCACACGTACTGATCCTCCGCCGCCGCTGTTGATTCCACTGACAGCTGCGGAGAGTCCACCTGCGGCGACTTCGGCTTGCGCGAAACCCTCACCCAGATGTTTGCTCCTCTCCCGACGGTGGTGGCGGTATCGCTTCTCCAGTTGCTCGCAAGGCTGGCAACCACTTCGGTGGCCGCCACGGCACTGGCTTGGGACACCGGCGGCGTCGGCTCTCTTCCGACGGCGGCGGCGTCCTCTCTCTCCCTCAAAGGCCTCCTGGCAGCGACTCTCTCCGCGTCTGCCTGGTCTAGGCGTGCCGGTACCTGGGTTGACGTGGGCGGCGTCGACGCCGACGACGGCCGAGGCCGCGGGGGCGTCGACACTGACGACCGCCGAGGCAGCGGGGGCGTCCGGGTGGGGGTGGCGGCGGTGCTCTTAGGGACGCAGGCGGCGCCGAAGCGGTGGAGCACGCGGTTGACGAGATTGGAGCGCGGCTGCGGCGGCCTGCCGCAGCCCGGGAGGAGGTGCACGGCGCGGCGCCTGGCCTCGCGGCGGCGGTCGTCGGCGAAGGCCGCGGAGAGGGTGCGGCCAGTCGGGGAAGCGGGCCAGGCGGTCGGGGATGCGGGTGGCGGGGTCTCGATCGCCATGGGGGGTCTGACGGGGACAGACGGGGACGCGGCGATGTGGGTGCATTGGCGTGAGGTGACGGGAGGAAGCAGGTGAAGGGAATCGGGAGGCGCCGGCGCGACCTCGCCGAGGAAGGGGGGAAGCTGGCGGGGGAATCAAGGTGCAGCATTATGCCGCGGCGGAAGGATCATTCCGTTTGATTAAGCTAGAGCTTTGTTGGTTAAATATTCCCGGTGTCACCTGTCCATCCATCATGGTCGCAGTCGTGGGCTTGGCCGGCCGGCCGCCGTGGGTTGGCTATGGCTAACCGACGGCGACGCTAGACTGGACAACGAGAGAGAAAAATGagcagctcttttctggcgctggaaATGGTTCGGTGGGCTGAATGGTGTTGCTGTTTGGGTGTGGTGGCAGTATATCTTCTGGGCTGGTAGCTACTCCCTCTTTACCTAAAATAAATGTGGCAGTTTTGATTTAAGGTTGTCTTTATTAAACTGACAAGCTTgttcaaaaaaaaattaaactgACAAGATATTATAATCTGACTGAATGGTTCTAATCAGAAATTTAGGAATTACATCAAAGCATGTAAAAAAAATGCTAAGAGCTTCATTAGCGCAACGGTGCGCCGCCCAGTTTGCTTCACAACGAATCCAAAGAAGCCTCAAACCGAAAAGACTCGGACATCTGCTTGATTTTCTTATCATATGTGTATCATTGACCCGGAGGGCACCCGAGTCATGCCACGGGTCAACTAGAGTAGAGCAATCCATCTGCACAATGACCCTTTAGTCTCTCATTCTCATAGTTGCATCAATAACGGAATATCAATGCCCTTATGCTGACTTGTATCTGCCTCAATAAAGGTACAACGGTGACCCGTAAAGACATAGCTGTAACAACTCGAGACTGACGCTCCAGTTGCCTTTCATGTTTTCATGATAGCCGCGTtcattatttgtttgttgcattcatcatcgcatcatttgcaTTGTGTCGGTACTCTGTTGTCGTCTTTTTTCAAAATTTACATCCGTTCGTAGTTGTCGATTCTCCTCGTTGCCTTGCATTGACCATTCCGAGACCAACCACGCGCCCGCGGCACACATTTTGAGACCAACAACATTTTTTCACATTATATTAccattttcaaaaatcatgaacatattttttgCAACCTGTGAAACATTTTTAAAATGGCATGCACATGTTTTTGAATGGTAGCAAACCTTTTTATAAACTTATATAAACATTTGTTACATTGTATAAACATGTTTTTCAATACAATGTTTTTTAAAAAAACAATGGACATTTTAAAAAATGTCATGACAGTTTTATGGATGGTAAAAACTATTTTCTAGTCACATTTTTTTGCATTTTATAAACACTTTTATAAAATATCACAATCATTTTTTaaactgtgaacattttttaaaatttcacGGACAGTTTTAGATGGTATGAAATATTTTTTAACTAAGCGAGAACGTAGGTGGCTACATTGTTTAAACATTTTTGTATAATACCATGATCGTTTTCTTAACATGTGAATAATTTTTAAATGTCAGGAACAAATTTTGAATGATACAAATATTTTTTAAACAGTACAAATAAATGTTTTACACCGTGTCAAGTGTTTTATAATGCACCGTGTGCAttttaaaaattcaaataaatTAATTTTCTAAGTATACGTAATTAGAATATTTTTAAATATATTTAACAAACTAATGTTCATGCTCATGTGTGCATGCGTGATTATGGGCTAACCTATTTAGGATGAGGGGATACGCCTTCTCGCTATAAGCGAGAGGTGGTCTTATGTGGCGGCTTTAGCGCTAGATCTCCTCCTTGTCGCTCACGCGAAGGCttactgggcctggcccaacaaaggGTGCGCTTGGGACGCTGTTCGCTAGGGATCCTAATGGCCATACCTACAGACAATTATGCTCAAGATGGGATTCCGAAAAAGATGGGTAAGTATTATCATGAGTTTGGTGACTACTGTAAAAAAAATTGTCCATTTTAATAGTAAGAAGTTTGAGGAGTTTAAACTGCAAGAGAAATCAGATAAGGGGACCCAATATTCCCGTACTTGTTTTTGTTAGCAACAGGGCCTATCGTGCCTCCTAAAATCAAAAATGGGTCACCCATTTtgaatggtttgcaaatggcaccaTCAGTGCCACTAGTAAATCATCTTTTATTTGCTGATGACAACCTGTTGGTTATCAAAGCAAATAGTGTGAGTGCTAATGAGGTGAACCTGTTCTGGATACATACTGTCAGGCAACATGGCAACAAATAATTTATAATAAATCCTCAATCTTCTTCAGCAAAGGGGTCCTGTAGAATACCCGCAATGAGATCAAGACCATACTGCAAGTGCCAAATGAGACGCTTAACGAGAAATATTTGGGGATGTCTTCCGACATTGGTGGCTCTAAGAACGGAGCATTCAAATATCTTAAAGATCACCTATGGAGTAAGATACAGGGATGGATAGCGAACATCATGCCCACAACACGGAAGGAAGTCTTAGCGAAAGCCGTTGCACATGCAGTGCCTGTTTATTCTATATCCTGTTTTAAACTTCCACGAGGCTTATGTGAGCATTTGAACATGCTAATCAGAAAATTCTGGTGGGGAAGTAAAGAAGGCAAGTGCAAACCATACTAGGTTTCGTGGAAAACAATGACGCGACCGAAAGGCATGGGCGGACCTAGTTTCAAGGATTTTGAGCTATTCAATATGGCTATGTTGGTCAGACATGCTTGGCGCTTGTTACAATCACCGGAGTCACTT
The sequence above is a segment of the Triticum dicoccoides isolate Atlit2015 ecotype Zavitan chromosome 1A, WEW_v2.0, whole genome shotgun sequence genome. Coding sequences within it:
- the LOC119273051 gene encoding armadillo repeat-containing protein 7-like; translated protein: MFTNAQRQVERTGRGGTPRDQYLQDLVTQFQDSTDEGYKERIVANLSNFAYDPYNYAFMRQLNILELFLDCITEPNERLVEFGVGGICNSCVDPANASVITQCGGIPLVVQCLSSPVKNTVNYALGALYYLCNPSTKNEILKPDVLRIIRDYSAAGAVNSSFSNLANAFLDKHVNS
- the LOC119289626 gene encoding replication factor C subunit 5-like, which gives rise to MAIETPPPASPTAWPASPTGRTLSAAFADDRRREARRRAVHLLPGCGRPPQPRSNLVNRVLHRFGAACVPKSTAATPTRTPPLPRRSSVSTPPRPRPSSASTPPTSTQVPARLDQADAERVAARRPLREREDAAAVGREPTPPVSQASAVAATEVVASLASNWRSDTATTVGRGANIWVRVSRKPKSPQVDSPQLSVESTAAAEDQYVWADRYRPSVLGEFICNKAVADELHRMVTERQCNHFIFEGAQAVGKRSMVLALLRDAFGPDNLKIEEITKRIELKGEIAKHIDVKVKISDHHVEVNLADLHGYEKYVITTLLNESIPPPDLICDHANCKVIVVHDADRLSSDLQHYVGWFLGRYAGCNKIIFSCSSSSNLDAVEHLCKVVRLKPPSFDEIIKVLEFIATQEGIDLPRGLASRIAASASNNLRQAIRSFEATWKANYPFTKDQPILTGWEEEIYDVAKKIMEEPSPKQLYLIRRKIRKMIEHNVSPYFIFCHLVNELKRDRDEDFQNSIDELALELNQNEQCKEYKSQDTISDKRAINIEGFAVEGPDQGEAIQCFIKIEEFTVRFMSFYRSLITKNSSRGGVPS